GAGCAAATCCTTCGCTCCAGCCCGCGGGCCTCCCGGTGATGGCAAACACCGGCACGCCCGCCGTGTGCAGGCGGTGCAGGGCGTCCAGCGCATCGGGCGTGATGCCACCCTCGGTGGTGAGCGTGTCGTCGATGTCGGTCAACACGCCGCAGATGCGGGCACGGGCCTCGGCGGGCCAGAGGGAGAGGGGATTCGTCTGCATGGGAGGCGGGCAGTGTCGCACGGGGCCTGTTCGCCGACGGTGCCATCGGCGACGCGCGGCATGGGGCAGATCGCCCCCTCTGCGTTAGAATTCCGCGATCCGAGGAGCGTTGCAGCGCCCCCACCGACACCATCGGCAGCGGGGCGTGAGGCTCGGACCATCCATGCAACCACGCTCATCCACATCCGTGCGATGAGTCCCTTTTTACTCAGTGCGCGATGTGGTTTGTCCATCCTTAACGGAGCGAAACCACCATGAATGCACGTCTGAATACCCCGGCGGCAACCGACAGCGCCATCGCCGACATTTCCCTCGCCGCCTGGGGCCGCAAGGAAATCAAGATCGCCGAAACCGAAATGCCCGGCCTGATGGCCATCCGCGAAGAGTTCGCGCCGTCGCAGCCGCTCAAGGGCGCGCGCATCACCGGTTCGATCCACATGACGATCCAGACCGCGGTGCTGGTCGAAACCTTGCAAGCCCTGGGCGCGAACGTGCGCTGGGCCTCGTGCAACATCTTCTCCACGCAAGACCACGCCGCTGCCGCCCTGGTGGCGCAAGGCACGCCGGTGTTCGCGCACAAGGGCGAAACCCTGGCCGAGTACTGGGACTTCACCCACCGTATCTTTGAATTCGGCGCCGCCGGCACCGAAGGCGAAGGCCCGAACATGATCCTGGACGATGGCGGCGACGCCACCCTGCTCATGATCCTGGGCCAGAAGGCCGAGAAGGACGCCTCGGTGATCAGCAAGCCCACCAGCGAAGAAGAGACCTGCCTGTTCGCCGCCATCAAGGCCAAGCTCGCGCAAGACCCGACCTGGTACACCCGCAAGGCCGCGCAGATCATCGGCGTGACCGAAGAGACCACCACCGGCGTGCACCGCCTGAAGGAAATGAGCGCCAAGGGCACGCTGCCGTTCCGCGCCATCAACGTGAACGACTCGGTGACCAAGAGCAAGTTCGACAACCTCTACGGCTGCCGCGAATCGCTGGTCGACGGCATCAAGCGCGCCACCGACGTGATGATCGCCGGCAAGGTCGCCGTGGTGGCCGGCTACGGTGACGTGGGCAAGGGCTCGGCACAGGCGCTGCGTGCCCTGTCCGCGCAAGTCTGGGTGACCGAAATCGATCCCATCAACGCCCTGCAGGCCGCGATGGAAGGCTACAAGGTCGTGACCATGGAATACGCCGCCGACAAGGCCGACATCTTCGTCACCACCACCGGCAACAAATCCATCATCACGCACGACCACATGGCGGCGATGAAGGACCAGGCCATCGTCTGCAACATCGGCCACTTCGACAACGAGATCGACATCGCCTCGATCGAGAAGTACGAGTGGGAAGAGATCAAGCCGCAGGTGGACCACGTCAAATTCCCCGATGGCAAGAAGATCATCATGCTGGCCAAGGGTCGCCTGGTGAACCTGGGCTGCGGCACCGGCCACCCCAGCTTCGTGATGTCGAGCTCGTTTGCGAACCAGACCATCGCGCAGATCGAACTGTTCACGCAGCCGCAGAAGTACAAGGTGGGCGAGGTCTACGTGCTGCCCAAGCACCTGGACGAGAAGGTGGCGCGTTTGCACCTGAAGAAGGTCGGCGCGATGTTGACCGAGCTGACGGACGAGCAGGCCGCCTACATCGGCGTGAACAAGGCCGGCCCGTACAAGCCGGACACCTACAGGTACTGAACCGGTCGGCTACTGCGCGGCCGTGATCCTTCGTTGCGGGTCCTTCCGCAGATCCTCACGTAGCGCTGCTACGTTCCGGTCTGCGGATCCCCCCGCGCCTCGGCTGACGGCCGCTCGCTACGCCTCCATTTGGCTTGTCATCGATGCGCGCCGACCAACTTCTCGTTGAACGTGGGCTTGCGAATTCCCGTTCGCAAGCCCAGCGCTTGATCGCGGCGGGCGTGCAGTGGCGCTTGCCGGCTCAGGAATGGCGTGCGATCACCAAGAACGGCGAGGAGCTGCGCGAGACGGTGGAGCTGCGCTTGCTGGACACGGCGGAAACGCGCTATGTCTCGCGCGGTGGTCTCAAGCTCGAAGGGGCGCTGAAGCACACCGGGCTGGACGTGACCGGCCTGCGCTGTCTCGACGTGGGGCAGAGCAGCGGTGGTTTCACCGACTGCCTGCTGCAGCGCGGCGCCGCGCGGGTGGTGGGCGTGGACGTGGGGCAAGGCCAGTTGCACCCGTCGCTGCGAGGCGACGCGCGCGTGGTCTGCCTGGAGAAGTGCAATGCGCGCGAGCTGAGCGCCGAGGTGTTGGCGCAGGCTGGCGGTCCGCCCCCGTTCGAGTTGATCGTGGGCGATCTGTCGTTCATCTCGCAGACGCTGGTGTGGCCTGCTGTGGTGCCG
The sequence above is a segment of the Hydrogenophaga sp. BPS33 genome. Coding sequences within it:
- a CDS encoding TlyA family RNA methyltransferase gives rise to the protein MRADQLLVERGLANSRSQAQRLIAAGVQWRLPAQEWRAITKNGEELRETVELRLLDTAETRYVSRGGLKLEGALKHTGLDVTGLRCLDVGQSSGGFTDCLLQRGAARVVGVDVGQGQLHPSLRGDARVVCLEKCNARELSAEVLAQAGGPPPFELIVGDLSFISQTLVWPAVVPLLAPGGHLLMLVKPQFELQPEHIGKGGLVKDATSYVRVRERIEQACADHGLTVRDYFDSPIAGGDGNREFFVCASK
- the ahcY gene encoding adenosylhomocysteinase produces the protein MNARLNTPAATDSAIADISLAAWGRKEIKIAETEMPGLMAIREEFAPSQPLKGARITGSIHMTIQTAVLVETLQALGANVRWASCNIFSTQDHAAAALVAQGTPVFAHKGETLAEYWDFTHRIFEFGAAGTEGEGPNMILDDGGDATLLMILGQKAEKDASVISKPTSEEETCLFAAIKAKLAQDPTWYTRKAAQIIGVTEETTTGVHRLKEMSAKGTLPFRAINVNDSVTKSKFDNLYGCRESLVDGIKRATDVMIAGKVAVVAGYGDVGKGSAQALRALSAQVWVTEIDPINALQAAMEGYKVVTMEYAADKADIFVTTTGNKSIITHDHMAAMKDQAIVCNIGHFDNEIDIASIEKYEWEEIKPQVDHVKFPDGKKIIMLAKGRLVNLGCGTGHPSFVMSSSFANQTIAQIELFTQPQKYKVGEVYVLPKHLDEKVARLHLKKVGAMLTELTDEQAAYIGVNKAGPYKPDTYRY